A region of Maridesulfovibrio sp. DNA encodes the following proteins:
- a CDS encoding DUF503 domain-containing protein gives MIIGVLSLEFRLHGNRSLKGKRKVALSLKQKLRNKFNVSVSEVEAQDVHEKLVLAAVTVANETRKVESTLSKALAMIEAMAPAELIHCETEIFSS, from the coding sequence ATGATTATCGGCGTACTATCACTGGAATTCAGACTGCATGGAAACAGATCGCTCAAGGGAAAACGAAAAGTAGCTCTCAGCTTAAAACAGAAGCTGCGAAATAAATTCAATGTCAGCGTTTCCGAAGTAGAAGCTCAAGATGTACATGAAAAACTTGTTCTCGCCGCAGTGACCGTCGCCAACGAAACGCGCAAGGTTGAATCTACCTTGTCCAAAGCTCTCGCAATGATCGAAGCCATGGCTCCGGCTGAATTGATCCATTGCGAAACAGAAATTTTCAGTTCCTGA
- the rbfA gene encoding 30S ribosome-binding factor RbfA, with product MKTSTSRRSVKMGDQIMREIATMLIEEIADPRLEMVSISGVRMNKDNKIAEVMFTMAGDKEKIAAAVKALDKAKGFMRSKLSKRIRVRQIPELRFVHDNFLEEMVYGSSTERDMSDS from the coding sequence ATGAAGACTTCTACATCACGCCGTTCCGTTAAAATGGGCGACCAGATCATGCGCGAAATCGCTACAATGCTTATTGAAGAGATTGCAGACCCGCGCCTTGAGATGGTTTCCATCAGCGGAGTGCGTATGAACAAAGATAATAAAATAGCCGAGGTGATGTTCACCATGGCCGGGGACAAGGAAAAAATTGCTGCTGCGGTCAAAGCTCTGGACAAAGCCAAGGGTTTTATGCGCAGCAAACTGAGCAAACGTATCCGTGTCCGCCAGATCCCCGAACTCAGGTTCGTGCACGACAACTTCCTTGAGGAGATGGTTTATGGAAGCTCGACTGAAAGAGATATGTCGGATTCTTAA